A stretch of the bacterium SCSIO 12827 genome encodes the following:
- a CDS encoding FAD-binding protein: MALSDAPLAAPAPRSRPAKGDAGLARRLKAAIKGQVLFDPFSRGRYSTDASIYQIEPLGVVVPEDAEDVEAIITIARDAGVPLLPRGGGTSQCGQTVGEALVVDLSKHLNKILDFDASGRQALVEPGLVLDHLNAYLKPHGLWFPVDVSTSSRATLGGMAGNNSCGSRSIVYGTMRDNVRAIDAVTMDGRAMRFGEVSDNEPAAKLDPVQQDMVAKLLDIGRREGDHIRQSFPDLMRRVGGYNIDSLMPGGAPKGPWAEATLYRQQTHPNLAHLLIGSEGTLAFSTKLHLDLQPLPKHKVLGVCHFPTFYKCMDAAQHLVTLGPAAVELVDRTMIGLARDIEIFRPTVERFVKGEPDALLLVEFAGEEREPLIAKLKQLVEMMADLGFPDAVVEAVDPAFQRDVWEVRKSGLNIMMSMKGDGKPISFVEDCAVRLEDLAEYTDRLTQVFHKHNTEGTWYAHASVGTLHVRPVINLKQELGAKQMRAIAEEAFEMVREYKGSHSGEHGDGLVRSEFHEAMFGSRMIETFKEVKNTVDPTGLMNPGKIVDPPKMDDRSLFRFKPGYKTEQIATVLDWSDWGGFAGAVEMCNNNGACRKRDAGVMCPSYRATGDEQHLTRGRANTLRLAISGQLGPDAFTSDDMAATMKLCVGCKGCKRECPTGVDMARMKIEFLNQYNKRHGLRLFDRLVAYLPRYAPAASKVSWLLNLRDTVPGAAWLSEKLLGFSADRNLPRWAATPDKGATPVDPSSCPAGKAVVLLGDTFNTYFEPENLAAARRVLTAAGYRVVTAQAPDRARPLCCGRTFLAAGLADEAKKEAQRTLDALKPFVDAGVPIVGLEPSCLLTLRDEFTVLLPGDDSKALAAKAMLFEEFLAAEAEAGTLTLPLKDAADGKALLHGHCHQKAFAAMGAVERTLRLVPGLNVETVDSSCCGRGGAFGYDKDNVDVSKRMGELSLLPAVRDADGDTVIVADGTSCRHQIADGTPREAVHVAQVLDRYLVTE; the protein is encoded by the coding sequence ATGGCCCTGTCCGACGCGCCCCTCGCCGCCCCCGCCCCCCGCAGCCGCCCGGCCAAGGGTGACGCCGGACTGGCCCGCCGCCTGAAGGCCGCGATCAAGGGCCAGGTCCTGTTCGATCCGTTCTCGCGTGGACGCTATTCGACGGACGCCTCGATCTATCAGATCGAACCGCTCGGCGTCGTCGTGCCCGAGGACGCCGAGGACGTGGAAGCGATCATCACCATCGCGCGGGATGCAGGTGTACCGCTTCTGCCGCGAGGCGGCGGCACCTCGCAATGCGGGCAGACGGTTGGCGAAGCCCTGGTCGTCGACCTGTCCAAACATCTGAACAAGATTCTCGACTTCGATGCCTCGGGGCGCCAGGCCCTGGTCGAACCGGGTTTGGTGCTCGATCACCTCAACGCTTACCTCAAGCCCCATGGCCTGTGGTTTCCGGTCGACGTTTCGACCTCGTCCCGCGCCACGCTCGGCGGCATGGCGGGTAACAACTCCTGCGGCTCGCGCTCCATCGTTTACGGCACCATGCGCGACAATGTGCGCGCCATCGACGCCGTCACCATGGACGGCCGGGCCATGCGCTTCGGCGAAGTGTCCGACAATGAACCCGCGGCCAAGCTGGATCCCGTGCAGCAGGACATGGTCGCCAAGCTTTTGGATATCGGCCGGCGCGAGGGCGACCACATCCGCCAGTCCTTCCCCGACCTGATGCGCCGGGTCGGCGGCTACAACATCGATTCCCTGATGCCGGGCGGCGCGCCCAAGGGCCCCTGGGCCGAGGCGACGCTGTACCGTCAGCAGACCCACCCGAACCTGGCGCACCTTCTGATCGGATCGGAAGGCACCCTGGCCTTTTCGACCAAGCTGCACCTGGATCTGCAGCCCCTGCCGAAGCACAAGGTGCTGGGCGTCTGTCATTTCCCGACCTTCTACAAATGCATGGATGCGGCCCAGCATCTGGTGACCCTCGGCCCGGCGGCGGTGGAACTGGTCGACCGCACCATGATCGGCCTGGCCCGCGATATCGAGATTTTCCGCCCCACGGTCGAACGCTTCGTAAAGGGGGAGCCGGACGCCCTGTTGCTGGTCGAATTCGCCGGCGAGGAGCGCGAACCCCTGATCGCCAAGCTGAAACAGCTGGTCGAGATGATGGCCGACCTAGGCTTCCCCGACGCGGTGGTCGAGGCCGTGGACCCGGCCTTCCAGCGCGACGTCTGGGAGGTCCGCAAATCGGGCCTCAACATCATGATGTCCATGAAGGGGGACGGGAAGCCGATCTCCTTCGTCGAGGACTGCGCCGTGCGCCTGGAAGATCTCGCCGAATACACGGACCGCCTGACGCAGGTGTTCCACAAGCACAACACCGAAGGCACCTGGTATGCCCATGCCTCGGTCGGCACCCTGCATGTCCGGCCCGTGATCAATCTGAAACAGGAACTGGGTGCGAAGCAGATGCGCGCCATCGCCGAAGAAGCCTTCGAGATGGTCCGCGAATACAAGGGATCGCATTCGGGCGAACACGGCGACGGGTTGGTGCGTTCTGAATTCCACGAAGCCATGTTCGGCAGCCGCATGATCGAGACCTTCAAGGAGGTCAAGAACACGGTCGACCCCACGGGCCTGATGAACCCGGGCAAGATCGTCGACCCGCCCAAGATGGATGACCGATCGCTGTTCCGTTTCAAGCCCGGATACAAGACGGAGCAGATCGCGACGGTTCTCGACTGGTCTGACTGGGGCGGCTTCGCGGGCGCTGTCGAGATGTGCAACAACAACGGGGCCTGCCGCAAACGCGACGCCGGGGTGATGTGCCCGTCCTACCGCGCGACCGGCGATGAACAGCACCTGACCCGGGGCCGCGCCAACACGCTGCGCCTCGCCATTTCCGGACAGCTCGGCCCCGACGCCTTCACCTCCGACGACATGGCCGCGACCATGAAGCTTTGCGTCGGCTGCAAGGGCTGCAAGCGCGAATGCCCGACGGGCGTCGACATGGCGCGCATGAAGATCGAGTTCCTCAACCAGTACAACAAGCGCCATGGGCTGCGCCTGTTCGACCGGCTGGTCGCCTACCTGCCGCGCTATGCCCCCGCCGCCAGCAAAGTTTCCTGGCTGCTGAACCTGCGTGACACGGTCCCCGGCGCCGCCTGGTTGTCGGAAAAGCTGCTGGGCTTTTCCGCCGACCGCAACCTGCCCCGCTGGGCCGCGACGCCGGACAAGGGCGCAACCCCGGTCGACCCAAGTTCCTGTCCGGCAGGCAAGGCGGTCGTTCTGCTGGGCGATACCTTCAACACCTATTTCGAGCCCGAGAATCTGGCCGCCGCTCGCCGGGTGCTGACCGCCGCCGGCTACCGCGTCGTCACCGCCCAGGCCCCGGACCGCGCGCGGCCGCTGTGCTGTGGCCGCACCTTCCTGGCCGCCGGCCTGGCCGACGAGGCGAAGAAAGAAGCCCAGCGCACGCTTGACGCCTTAAAACCTTTCGTCGACGCGGGCGTGCCCATCGTCGGGCTGGAGCCGTCGTGTCTTTTGACCCTGCGCGACGAGTTCACGGTCCTGCTGCCGGGCGACGACAGCAAGGCGCTGGCCGCCAAGGCCATGCTGTTCGAAGAATTCCTGGCGGCGGAAGCCGAGGCCGGCACCCTGACCCTACCGCTGAAGGACGCGGCCGACGGCAAGGCGCTGCTCCACGGCCATTGCCATCAGAAGGCCTTCGCCGCCATGGGGGCGGTCGAACGGACGCTCCGTCTGGTGCCGGGATTGAACGTGGAGACGGTCGACTCAAGCTGCTGCGGCAGGGGGGGGGCCTTCGGCTATGACAAAGACAACGTCGATGTCTCCAAACGCATGGGCGAACTGTCCCTGCTGCCCGCCGTGCGCGACGCCGACGGCGACACGGTGATCGTCGCCGACGGCACCAGCTGCCGCCATCAGATCGCCGACGGCACGCCGCGCGAGGCGGTGCATGTCGCCCAGGTCCTCGACCGCTATCTGGTCACGGAGTGA
- the rpmI gene encoding 50S ribosomal protein L35, translated as MPKLKTKSSTKGRFRVTGTGKVRGNFSFKRHNLRKRSTKMKRKARGTMVLDATNARQIRSFAPYL; from the coding sequence ATGCCCAAGCTGAAGACCAAGTCCAGCACCAAGGGACGGTTCCGGGTTACCGGGACCGGCAAGGTGCGCGGCAATTTCTCCTTCAAACGCCACAATCTGCGCAAGCGCTCCACCAAGATGAAGCGCAAGGCACGGGGCACGATGGTCCTGGACGCGACGAACGCGCGCCAGATTCGATCCTTCGCGCCCTACCTGTAA
- a CDS encoding adenylate/guanylate cyclase domain-containing protein, with protein MWTSCMTFIFGEPVSGRLPARVRERIARQQLQSEKLISWVQMLLVVLFASLWAVAPKTATNPDFNLVPFALGFYFLFTLARLIAAYRGTLTKPFLMISVVIDVGLLMLLIWSFHIQYMQPASFYLKAPTLMYVFIFIALRAIRFEPGYIVLAGASAALGWVMLMLYVVHAEAGNPMITRNYVEYMTSNAILIGAEVDKIVSILMVTCVLAIAVLRAQRSLYRAIIDSTAAQDLMRFVSREVAERITQADRAIQPGDGESKIATIVFTDIEGFSTASEKMTPKELARTINDYFQAAGDVIARHGGVVLLFEGDAMLITFNAVTPQDDHAARALDCALELEQVCRERTFGDGVRLLTRCGVNTGPIVVGAVGTAERLTFTVHGDNVNIAARLEQLNKQYGTYVMCTEETADSCGDGYDCAFQGEIPVKGRAAPVKVYSVAPAAA; from the coding sequence ATGTGGACATCCTGCATGACCTTTATCTTCGGCGAACCCGTCTCCGGGCGGCTGCCCGCCCGCGTGCGCGAGCGCATCGCCCGTCAGCAATTGCAAAGCGAAAAGCTTATCAGTTGGGTTCAGATGCTGCTGGTCGTGCTGTTCGCCAGCCTGTGGGCCGTGGCGCCCAAGACCGCGACCAATCCGGATTTCAATCTGGTGCCCTTCGCCCTGGGCTTCTATTTCCTGTTCACCCTGGCGCGCTTGATCGCCGCCTATCGCGGCACCCTGACCAAGCCCTTCCTGATGATCTCGGTGGTCATCGACGTCGGGCTGCTGATGCTGCTGATCTGGTCGTTCCATATTCAGTACATGCAGCCGGCGAGCTTTTATCTGAAGGCGCCGACGCTGATGTACGTGTTCATCTTCATCGCACTCCGCGCCATTCGGTTCGAGCCGGGCTACATCGTGCTCGCCGGGGCGTCCGCGGCCCTCGGCTGGGTCATGCTGATGCTCTACGTCGTCCATGCCGAGGCGGGCAACCCCATGATCACCCGCAACTACGTGGAATACATGACATCCAACGCCATCCTGATCGGGGCGGAAGTCGACAAGATCGTCTCGATCCTGATGGTCACCTGCGTCCTGGCCATCGCCGTGCTGCGGGCTCAACGATCTCTCTACCGCGCGATCATCGACAGCACGGCGGCCCAGGACCTGATGCGCTTCGTGTCCAGGGAGGTGGCCGAGCGCATCACCCAGGCGGACCGTGCGATCCAGCCCGGCGACGGCGAAAGCAAGATCGCGACCATCGTCTTCACGGACATCGAGGGGTTTTCCACGGCCTCGGAAAAGATGACGCCGAAGGAGTTGGCCCGCACCATCAACGATTACTTCCAGGCGGCCGGCGACGTCATCGCCCGTCACGGTGGTGTGGTTCTGCTGTTCGAAGGGGATGCCATGCTGATTACCTTCAACGCCGTCACACCGCAGGATGATCATGCCGCCCGGGCCCTCGACTGCGCGCTTGAACTTGAACAGGTCTGTCGTGAACGAACCTTCGGCGATGGCGTGCGCCTATTAACCCGCTGCGGCGTCAACACGGGGCCCATCGTGGTCGGCGCCGTCGGAACGGCCGAACGCTTGACCTTCACCGTGCACGGCGACAACGTGAACATCGCCGCCCGCCTGGAACAACTGAACAAGCAGTACGGGACCTACGTCATGTGCACGGAGGAAACCGCCGACAGCTGCGGCGATGGATATGACTGCGCGTTTCAGGGAGAAATCCCGGTCAAGGGCCGGGCGGCGCCGGTGAAGGTCTATTCCGTCGCACCCGCTGCGGCCTGA
- a CDS encoding phenylalanine--tRNA ligase subunit beta has translation MKFTLGWLKQHLETDATLAEITDRLSMVGLEVEGVTDRAKGLETFIVGEVLDAKQHPDADRLRVCQVNTGDETVELVCGAPNARTGLKGVFAPSGSYVPGTGITLKPTEIRGVTSNGMLLSEREMGLSDEHDGIVELPADAEVGARAVDVMGLADPVIEIAITPNRGDCLGVRGIARDLAASGLGSLKPLDTSPVPGVFDSPLGVALDFTEETASACSKFVGRAFRGVKNGPSPKWLQDRLTAVGLRPISALVDITNYISFEFDRPLHVFDAAKVAGTITARLAKPGEKILALNEVEYDLDADMTVIADDNGPRAVAGVVGGLDSGCTEATTEVFLEVAYFDPVRTAMTGRKLNLQTDARYRFERGVDPDFLDDACEIATRLILELCGGEASNVVSAGDGPDWRRTLDFNLDKVLTLGGTEIEGVEARRILNVLGFAIDSDQGSRLVVSVPSWRSDIVSEACLVEEIVRINGYDRIAPVAVTRPAGTQGPVMTPDQRRRAQARRLLAARGMVEAVTYSFMPDAQAKLFGGVADTMRLLNPISTDLDVMRPSILPNLLAAAARNQARGYADLALFEVGPQFPGAKPEDQQLVAAGIRVGKTGPRHWAAQPRGVDTYDAKADAQAVLADLGLPADRAQIKTDAPSWYHPGRSGTLRLGPMMLAAFGEVHPAVLKALDVKGPAVAFEIYFDNLPAVKAKKSAAKAHLVLSALQPVARDFAFVVDADVEAAKVINAAHAADKALITEVTLFDVYEGKGVGEGKKSLAINVVLQPVDKTLTDADIEAVADKVIAGVTKATGGELRT, from the coding sequence ATGAAGTTCACACTCGGCTGGCTCAAGCAACATCTGGAAACCGACGCCACGTTGGCGGAAATCACCGACCGCCTGTCCATGGTCGGGCTCGAGGTCGAAGGCGTGACCGACCGGGCAAAGGGGCTGGAGACGTTCATCGTCGGCGAGGTTCTGGACGCCAAGCAGCATCCAGATGCCGACCGCCTGCGCGTTTGTCAGGTCAACACTGGTGATGAGACGGTCGAACTGGTCTGTGGCGCGCCCAACGCGCGGACCGGCCTGAAGGGCGTGTTCGCCCCCTCCGGTTCTTACGTCCCGGGCACGGGTATTACCCTGAAGCCCACGGAAATTCGCGGTGTGACGTCGAACGGCATGCTGCTGTCGGAACGGGAAATGGGCCTGTCCGATGAACACGACGGCATCGTCGAACTGCCCGCGGATGCCGAGGTCGGTGCCCGCGCCGTCGATGTCATGGGCCTGGCCGATCCGGTCATCGAAATCGCCATCACGCCCAACCGGGGCGATTGCCTCGGCGTGCGCGGCATCGCCCGCGACCTTGCGGCTTCCGGACTCGGCAGCCTGAAGCCCCTTGATACTTCGCCGGTGCCGGGTGTGTTCGACAGCCCCCTCGGCGTGGCTCTCGACTTCACGGAAGAGACGGCCAGTGCGTGTTCCAAATTCGTGGGCCGCGCCTTCCGGGGGGTCAAGAACGGCCCCAGCCCGAAATGGCTGCAGGATCGTCTGACCGCCGTGGGGCTGCGCCCGATCTCGGCCCTGGTCGACATCACCAACTACATTTCCTTCGAATTCGACCGCCCGCTGCACGTGTTCGACGCGGCCAAGGTCGCGGGTACGATCACCGCCCGCCTGGCAAAGCCGGGCGAAAAAATTCTGGCGCTGAACGAGGTCGAATACGACCTGGACGCGGACATGACCGTGATTGCCGACGATAACGGCCCGCGGGCCGTGGCCGGTGTGGTCGGGGGTCTGGACTCGGGCTGCACCGAGGCGACGACGGAGGTGTTCCTGGAAGTCGCCTATTTCGATCCCGTGCGCACGGCGATGACCGGGCGCAAGCTCAACCTGCAGACCGACGCGCGGTACCGGTTCGAACGCGGCGTCGATCCCGACTTCCTTGACGACGCCTGCGAGATCGCGACGCGCCTGATCCTGGAGCTTTGCGGCGGCGAGGCGTCGAACGTGGTCTCCGCCGGCGACGGCCCCGACTGGCGCCGTACCCTCGATTTCAACCTGGACAAGGTTCTGACCCTGGGCGGCACCGAGATCGAGGGCGTCGAGGCGCGGCGGATTCTCAACGTCCTGGGCTTCGCCATCGATTCCGACCAGGGCAGCCGTCTGGTGGTCAGTGTGCCGTCCTGGCGTTCCGACATCGTGTCGGAAGCCTGCCTGGTGGAAGAAATCGTGCGCATCAACGGTTATGACCGCATTGCGCCGGTTGCGGTCACCCGGCCCGCGGGAACCCAAGGCCCCGTGATGACCCCGGACCAGCGCCGCCGCGCCCAGGCGCGTCGCCTGCTGGCCGCCCGCGGCATGGTCGAGGCCGTGACCTATTCCTTCATGCCCGACGCCCAGGCCAAGCTGTTCGGCGGCGTGGCCGATACCATGCGGCTGCTCAACCCGATCTCTACCGATCTTGACGTCATGCGTCCGTCGATCCTGCCCAACCTGTTGGCCGCCGCGGCGCGCAATCAGGCCCGGGGCTATGCCGATCTGGCCTTGTTCGAGGTCGGCCCTCAATTCCCGGGCGCCAAGCCGGAAGACCAGCAGTTGGTCGCCGCAGGTATCCGCGTCGGCAAGACCGGCCCGCGCCATTGGGCGGCGCAGCCGCGCGGCGTCGATACCTATGACGCCAAGGCCGATGCCCAGGCGGTGCTGGCCGATCTCGGCCTGCCGGCCGACCGGGCGCAGATCAAGACCGATGCGCCAAGTTGGTATCACCCGGGCCGTTCCGGCACGCTGCGTCTCGGCCCCATGATGCTGGCCGCCTTCGGCGAGGTCCATCCGGCGGTCCTGAAAGCCCTGGACGTGAAGGGCCCGGCCGTCGCCTTCGAAATTTATTTCGACAACCTGCCGGCGGTGAAGGCGAAGAAGTCCGCCGCCAAGGCGCACCTCGTGCTGTCGGCCCTGCAGCCGGTCGCCCGCGATTTCGCCTTCGTCGTCGATGCCGATGTCGAGGCGGCCAAGGTCATCAATGCCGCCCATGCCGCCGACAAGGCCCTGATCACCGAGGTCACCCTGTTCGACGTTTACGAAGGCAAGGGTGTGGGTGAAGGTAAGAAGTCGCTGGCCATCAACGTCGTCCTGCAGCCCGTGGACAAGACCCTGACCGACGCCGATATCGAGGCCGTCGCCGACAAGGTCATCGCCGGCGTGACCAAGGCCACGGGCGGCGAGCTGCGGACCTGA
- the rplT gene encoding 50S ribosomal protein L20, with amino-acid sequence MARVTRGVTAHARHKKVIARAKGYRGRNKNNFRISLEKVEKALQYAYRDRRAKKRNFRRLWITRINAGVREHGMTYSQFMNGLDKAGIELDRKVLSDIAIREPEAFKSLVEQAQAALGN; translated from the coding sequence ATGGCACGAGTCACTCGGGGCGTCACCGCGCACGCCCGTCATAAAAAGGTCATCGCCCGCGCCAAGGGTTACCGCGGCCGGAACAAGAACAACTTCCGCATCTCGCTGGAAAAGGTCGAAAAGGCGCTGCAATACGCCTACCGCGACCGCCGCGCCAAGAAGCGGAACTTCCGTCGTCTTTGGATTACCCGCATCAACGCGGGCGTGCGCGAGCACGGCATGACCTATTCCCAGTTCATGAACGGCCTGGACAAGGCCGGGATCGAACTGGACCGTAAGGTCCTGTCCGATATCGCGATCCGCGAACCGGAAGCCTTCAAGTCGCTGGTGGAACAGGCTCAGGCCGCCCTCGGCAACTAA
- a CDS encoding HAD-IIB family hydrolase, whose product MGPLDAFSTDHRRAIRGIITDVDGTLTTDGKITSTALAALERAQAAGLKVVAVTGAAAGTCDAMARTWPVDAVVGESGGFVFRLHPDTGRMVHLHILARDERRNHWAQYEKVLEAIIAEVPGAALAADQAYRETDLAIDHAQDVAPLGEEAVAQIVSIMEAAGMTATYSNIHVNGWLGPYDKLTTTCLVLRELFRADVSDEGERGRWMFVGDSPNDAPLFDFFPHAVGVANVRDFGDRLSAKPKYVTESASGAGFAEAVDAVLAAQAAAGATE is encoded by the coding sequence ATGGGCCCGCTCGACGCATTCTCCACCGACCATCGCCGTGCCATCCGCGGCATCATCACCGACGTCGACGGCACCCTGACCACCGACGGCAAGATCACGTCGACCGCCCTCGCGGCGCTGGAACGTGCTCAGGCGGCGGGGCTGAAGGTCGTCGCCGTGACCGGGGCCGCCGCCGGCACCTGCGATGCCATGGCGCGGACCTGGCCGGTCGATGCCGTGGTCGGTGAATCGGGCGGCTTCGTGTTCCGCCTGCATCCCGACACGGGGCGCATGGTGCATCTGCATATCCTGGCGCGGGACGAACGGCGCAATCATTGGGCGCAGTACGAAAAAGTGCTGGAAGCAATCATCGCCGAAGTGCCGGGGGCGGCGCTGGCCGCCGATCAGGCATATCGCGAGACCGACCTTGCCATCGACCATGCCCAGGACGTGGCGCCCTTGGGCGAGGAGGCCGTGGCCCAGATCGTTTCCATCATGGAGGCCGCGGGCATGACCGCGACCTATTCCAACATTCACGTCAACGGCTGGCTCGGCCCCTATGACAAGCTGACGACGACCTGCCTGGTGCTGCGCGAACTGTTCCGCGCCGACGTGTCGGATGAGGGCGAACGCGGGCGCTGGATGTTCGTCGGCGACAGCCCCAACGACGCGCCGCTGTTCGACTTCTTTCCCCATGCCGTCGGCGTCGCCAACGTGCGCGATTTCGGCGACCGTCTTTCGGCCAAGCCAAAGTACGTGACGGAAAGCGCCTCTGGCGCCGGCTTCGCGGAAGCGGTGGACGCGGTGCTGGCGGCTCAGGCCGCAGCGGGTGCGACGGAATAG
- the pheS gene encoding phenylalanine--tRNA ligase subunit alpha, whose product MESVDKLREELLAAVEAAGDLDALEQVRVSALGKKGRITDQMKGLGALDADQRREAGQALNALKDAVADALDARKAAMEGAALDARLGEERIDVTLPTRPEDAGRIHPVSQVIEEIVAILGDMGFGIAEGPDVEDDWHNFTALNIPADHPARQDHDTFYLPGADGADAGRLVLRTHTSPVQIRTMQAGPPPYRVIVPGRTYRCDYDATHSPMFHQVEALLVDEKTHMGHLKGCLIEFCRAFFGIDDLPVRFRPSYFPFTEPSAEVDIGCTREGGELKIGHGGDWLEIGGSGMVNPNVLRNCGIDPEKYQGFAFGMGVERMAMLKYGVPDLRTFYESDLRWMRHYGFASLDIPSRTGGLNR is encoded by the coding sequence ATGGAGAGTGTCGACAAGCTCCGTGAGGAACTGCTTGCCGCCGTTGAGGCGGCGGGCGATCTGGACGCGCTCGAACAGGTGCGTGTGTCAGCGCTCGGCAAGAAGGGCCGCATCACCGATCAGATGAAAGGTCTGGGGGCGCTTGACGCCGACCAGCGGCGCGAGGCGGGCCAAGCCCTCAACGCGTTGAAGGATGCCGTCGCAGACGCCCTGGACGCTCGCAAGGCGGCCATGGAGGGGGCGGCGCTGGACGCCCGCCTGGGCGAAGAGCGCATCGACGTCACCCTGCCGACCAGACCTGAGGACGCGGGGCGCATCCATCCCGTCAGCCAGGTCATCGAGGAAATCGTCGCCATCCTGGGCGACATGGGCTTCGGCATCGCCGAGGGCCCGGACGTCGAGGACGATTGGCACAACTTCACCGCCCTCAACATCCCGGCCGACCATCCGGCCCGCCAGGATCACGACACTTTCTATCTGCCCGGGGCCGACGGCGCGGACGCGGGCCGTCTGGTCCTGCGCACCCATACCTCGCCGGTGCAGATCCGCACCATGCAGGCCGGCCCGCCGCCCTACCGGGTGATCGTGCCGGGCCGCACCTACCGCTGCGATTACGACGCGACCCATTCACCGATGTTCCATCAGGTCGAAGCACTGCTGGTCGACGAGAAGACCCATATGGGCCATCTCAAGGGCTGCCTGATCGAATTCTGCCGCGCCTTCTTCGGCATCGACGATCTGCCCGTGCGCTTCCGGCCCAGTTATTTTCCCTTCACCGAACCCTCGGCCGAGGTCGATATCGGCTGCACCCGCGAAGGCGGCGAGCTGAAGATCGGGCATGGCGGCGACTGGCTGGAAATCGGCGGCTCGGGCATGGTCAATCCCAACGTGCTGCGCAATTGCGGCATCGATCCCGAGAAATACCAGGGCTTTGCCTTCGGCATGGGGGTCGAGCGCATGGCGATGCTGAAATACGGCGTGCCGGACCTGCGCACCTTCTATGAATCGGATCTGCGCTGGATGCGCCATTACGGCTTCGCGTCCCTCGACATTCCGTCCCGGACCGGGGGGCTGAACCGATGA
- a CDS encoding GntR family transcriptional regulator, whose amino-acid sequence MDASPQTPIERRSLHDTIVNRVRAMVYDGDLKPGDKVPERLLCETLGISRTPLREALKVLASEGVLELLPNRGARVAKLTAADVDEMFPVMGALEALAGELACANATEADLAELRALHYQMALHHTRGERSEYFALNQKIHEKIMGSAGNDLLVAMYEGLAGRIRRARYISSITSQRWKQAMAEHEDMLAALEARDGPKLAKVLRDHLQNKCEAVKEALRQDGGDTNAG is encoded by the coding sequence ATGGATGCCTCACCGCAAACCCCGATTGAGCGCCGATCCCTGCATGACACCATCGTCAACCGGGTGCGGGCCATGGTCTATGACGGCGACCTGAAGCCGGGGGACAAGGTGCCGGAACGGCTGTTGTGCGAAACGCTCGGCATCTCGCGCACCCCGCTGCGTGAAGCCTTGAAGGTGCTGGCATCCGAAGGGGTCTTGGAACTGCTGCCCAACCGGGGCGCGCGGGTCGCCAAGCTGACCGCCGCCGATGTCGACGAGATGTTCCCCGTCATGGGCGCCTTGGAAGCACTGGCCGGCGAACTTGCCTGCGCCAATGCGACGGAGGCCGACCTGGCCGAGCTGCGCGCCCTGCATTACCAGATGGCCCTGCATCACACGCGGGGGGAGCGGTCCGAGTATTTCGCCCTGAACCAGAAGATCCACGAAAAGATCATGGGCTCGGCCGGCAATGATCTGCTGGTCGCCATGTATGAAGGCCTGGCCGGACGCATCCGCCGGGCGCGCTATATTTCTTCCATCACGTCCCAACGCTGGAAACAGGCCATGGCCGAGCATGAAGACATGCTGGCCGCCCTGGAAGCCCGCGACGGCCCCAAACTCGCCAAGGTCCTGCGCGACCACCTGCAGAACAAATGCGAAGCGGTGAAGGAAGCATTGCGCCAGGACGGCGGCGATACGAACGCCGGCTGA